A stretch of Betaproteobacteria bacterium DNA encodes these proteins:
- a CDS encoding AMP-binding protein has translation MGQNLAAHSIPALLADRGHAGRAIVYNSAASHDEIRFERLLRCAATLSRDLSRAGVDEGRPIASVLPTSFDALVIILAAWMHRSPVCLLPWQMRGHVRHAALLRDTLGCVAPGVTFVPKGQRHPGEGRCAATPLCHAIEPGQLLSDDGSPIRWNSVPDDLAILQLSSGTTGRPRLIPITHAHLVANATAIAERAGTGPDTPIVSWMPLHHDMGLGVFTQALFGGGDLIMLPTEVFSATPWSWLTAIQTHRGAPSTATPSSLRLLGLLASRGARPRVDLSSLGYVWVGAEPVFPHALIRFEEGLRADRLGEWVLQPAYGLAEASSRRRLAGAGRHAWNWGSIRNSCWPDESCHVTGPGLAGCSGTVLRWIACT, from the coding sequence ATGGGGCAGAATCTCGCGGCCCATTCCATCCCTGCACTATTGGCAGATCGCGGGCACGCGGGCCGTGCCATTGTCTACAACTCCGCTGCGTCCCACGATGAGATAAGGTTTGAAAGGCTGCTTAGGTGCGCGGCCACCTTGTCGAGGGACTTGTCGCGAGCCGGAGTCGACGAGGGCCGACCGATCGCATCCGTGCTTCCGACATCGTTCGACGCACTGGTGATCATCCTTGCAGCGTGGATGCATCGTTCGCCGGTATGCCTCCTCCCGTGGCAGATGCGAGGCCATGTACGCCACGCGGCCTTGTTGCGCGATACGCTGGGCTGTGTCGCACCGGGCGTGACGTTCGTGCCGAAAGGCCAGCGACACCCTGGAGAGGGTAGGTGCGCCGCGACGCCGCTTTGTCACGCCATTGAGCCCGGGCAATTGCTCAGCGATGACGGCAGTCCGATCCGGTGGAACTCAGTGCCGGACGATCTCGCGATCCTCCAACTGTCCTCCGGCACAACGGGCAGACCGCGGCTGATCCCCATTACTCATGCGCATCTCGTGGCGAATGCGACGGCGATTGCGGAGCGTGCGGGTACCGGTCCGGACACACCGATCGTATCCTGGATGCCCCTGCACCACGACATGGGGCTCGGCGTGTTCACCCAGGCGTTGTTCGGGGGTGGCGACTTGATCATGCTGCCGACCGAGGTGTTCTCCGCGACGCCGTGGTCGTGGCTCACCGCGATACAGACCCACCGCGGTGCGCCGTCTACCGCGACTCCGTCTTCACTGAGGCTTCTTGGTCTGCTCGCGTCCCGCGGAGCGCGCCCGCGGGTTGATCTCTCGAGCCTCGGCTACGTGTGGGTGGGGGCCGAGCCCGTGTTTCCGCATGCCCTGATCCGGTTCGAGGAAGGCCTTCGAGCCGATCGGCTCGGCGAGTGGGTCCTTCAGCCTGCCTATGGGCTCGCGGAAGCGTCGTCGCGGCGTCGACTCGCCGGCGCGGGACGCCACGCTTGGAACTGGGGTTCGATTCGGAACAGTTGCTGGCCGGACGAGTCGTGTCACGTGACGGGACCGGGGCTCGCCGGATGCTCGGGAACGGTGCTCCGTTGGATTGCGTGCACGTGA